From the genome of Populus trichocarpa isolate Nisqually-1 chromosome 15, P.trichocarpa_v4.1, whole genome shotgun sequence, one region includes:
- the LOC7457632 gene encoding fe(2+) transport protein 1 encodes MATSNPKLLLISIFFIILSFLTLQAESAVKEGCVEETSSCNDKAKALTLKIIAIVSILVTSMIGVSAPLFTRSIPALHPDRSLFVIVKAFAAGIILATGFMHVLPDSFDMLSSSCLPENPWHKFPFTGFLAMLSAIVTLMVDSLATSVYSKKSNVGVNPESITHGAEQDREMASNVGHFHGHGHHYEDKLADGAKQLLRYRVVAMVLELGIIVHSVVIGLSLGASSNTCTIKGLVAALCFHQMFEGMGLGGCILQAEYKPLKKAVMAFFFSVTTPFGIALGIALSKMYKENSPSALITVGLLNASSAGLLIYMALVDLLAADFMGPKLQGSIKLQVKSFMAVLLGAGGMSLMAKWA; translated from the exons ATGGCTACTTCAAATCCAAAGCTCTTACTCATTTCCATCTTCTTCATTATCCTTTCATTCTTAACACTTCAAGCTGAATCAGCAGTAAAAGAGGGATGTGTAGAAGAAACAAGCTCTTGCAATGACAAAGCTAAAGCTTTAACCCTAAAGATAATAGCCATAGTCTCTATCTTGGTTACTAGCATGATAGGTGTAAGTGCACCTCTTTTTACACGTTCAATCCCTGCTTTACACCCAGATCGAAGCCTTTTTGTGATTGTTAAAGCCTTTGCTGCTGGTATCATTCTTGCAACTGGGTTCATGCATGTGTTACCAGATTCTTTTGATATGTTATCTTCAAGTTGCTTGCCAGAAAATCCATGGCACAAGTTCCCTTTTACTGGGTTTTTAGCAATGTTATCTGCCATAGTGACACTAATGGTGGACTCATTGGCCACTAGTGTATATAGCAAGAAGTCTAACGTTGGAGTTAACCCTGAGAGCATTACTCATGGTGCTGAACAAGATCGAGAGATGGCTTCTAACGTTGGACATTTCCATGGCCATGGACACCATTATGAGGACAAACTTGCTGATGGTGCAAAACAATTGCTTCGGTACCGGGTTGTTGCCATG GTATTAGAATTGGGCATCATTGTGCATTCAGTAGTGATAGGCCTCTCTCTTGGAGCCTCAAGCAACACTTGTACAATTAAGGGCCTTGTAGCTGCTCTTTGCTTCCATCAAATGTTTGAAGGAATGGGTCTTGGTGGTTGCATTCtccag GCTGAGTACAAGCCTTTGAAGAAGGCAGTCATGGCATTTTTCTTCTCAGTAACAACTCCTTTCGGGATTGCACTTGGCATTGCACTGTCCAAAATGTACAAGGAAAACAGTCCTAGTGCTTTGATCACTGTTGGTTTGCTCAACGCATCATCTGCTGGACTCTTGATTTACATGGCATTGGTTGATCTCCTAGCTGCCGATTTTATGGGTCCAAAATTGCAGGGTAGCATTAAGCTCCAGGTTAAGTCTTTCATGGCTGTACTTCTGGGAGCTGGCGGCATGTCTCTAATGGCGAAATGGGCATGA